A part of Miscanthus floridulus cultivar M001 chromosome 6, ASM1932011v1, whole genome shotgun sequence genomic DNA contains:
- the LOC136461148 gene encoding nucleoporin NSP1-like, which yields MSITSFAWNAARRPNSVLAALPSGAFGFDGKDKPCGPPPGEIGSSPSLVSSTATGGGGATRVTSDATPAISTGIAANTDTATAALSTADPGSTTLKREGFAAATLLPPSLAATRYRVGLQISCTGVGATRNPSIPRPLTESAGKSPSEKAQTTERKTYREVSGTTLKVEPDVDGPAGRGPLPGSDPCPLTSDGSEVILTGSFPAYGSLRPPARDSPTGAAGGASSDCKSRAVWMPVCSSDRPDCSTAPTAGRASSGYEPGIGTGPISAQMPVRSSDRPARSATSTTGNDGTSAPLRGAMTVSASPPIHRRCPHLLRASSTQEPPHAA from the coding sequence ATGTCCATCACCTCATTTGCGTGGAACGCCGCTAGGCGTCCTAACTCCGTCCTGGCCGCACTTCCCTCCGGCGCCTTTGGCTTCGACGGCAAGGATAagccgtgcggccctccacccgGTGAGATAGGGAGCTCACCCTCCCTCGTCTCTTCCACCGCGACCGGCGGAGGAGGGGCCACGAGAGTTACCTCCGACGCAACCCCCGCCATTAGcaccgggatcgccgccaacaccgaCACCGCCACTGCCGCCTTATCAACAGCCGACCCGGGGAGCACCACCCTCAAGAGGGAAGGCTTTGCCGCCGCCACCCTGCTGCCCCCTTCGCTCGCCGCGACACGctacagggtgggcctccaaatcTCCTGCACGGGGGTCGGAGCGACGCGCAACCCCAGCATCCCCCGGCCGCTAACAGAAAGTGCGGGTAAGTCACCCTCCGAAAAAGCTCAAACAACAGaaagaaaaacataccgggaGGTGAGCGGCACGACTCTGAAAGTAGAGCCCGATGTCGACGGGCCCGCAGGACGAGGACCGCTCCCAGGCagtgacccatgccccctcacttcagatgGAAGCGAAGTCATCCTGACCGGCTCCTTCCCGGCCTACGGGTCACTACGACCTCCGGCTCGAGACTCTCCGACTGGAGCAGCGGGCGGAGCGTCCTCCGACTGCAAGTCACGCGCTGTCTGGATGCCAGTATGCTCCTCAGACCGCCCGGACTGCTCGACCGCACCCACGGCAGGCAGGGCCTCCTCCGGCTACGAGCCAGGCATTGGCACTGGTCCCATCAGCGCACAAATGCCAGTCCGCTCCTCAGACCGCCCGGCTCGCTCAGCCACGTCCACCACAGGCAACGACGGAACCAGCGCGCCACTGAGGGGCGCGATGACCGTGTCTGCTTCGCCGCCCATTCACCGACGATGTCCGCACTTGCTGCGCGCTTCCTCGACACAGGAACCTCCACACGCCGCGTGA